In the genome of Ensifer sp. WSM1721, the window ATCTTCGTCGTCATGTATTTCCTGATCATCCGCCCGCAGCGCGCGCAGATGAAACGTCGCGAAGAACTATTGAAGAACATCCGCCGCGGCGATCAGGTGGTCACCGGCGGTGGTATCGTCGGCAAGGTGACCAAGGTTGTCGACGATGCGGAGCTTGAAGTCGAGATCGCCGACGGAATCAAGGTTCGCGTCGTCCGCAGCGGCATTTCCGAAGTCCGCGTGAAGGGCGAGCCGGTCAAGGAATAATCTCGAGCCACGAGCCGCGACCGGCCGAGCCGGCGAATGGAGCATTTCGACGCATGCCCAAGTTCTCGCCGCTGAAAAACACTCTCATCTGGCTGGTCGTGCTGGCGGGGTTTGCCTTCGCCCTGCCGAACCTCGTTTCAAGGGAACAACTTGCCGGCTGGCCGAGATGGCTGCCGCATCGGCAGGTGCCGCTCGGGCTTGATCTTGAGGGCGGTTCCCATATCGTGCTGAAGGTCAGCCGTGAGGATATCGTAGCCGAGCGCCTGCAATCGACGATCGATGCGATCGCCACTGCGTTGAGGCAAGCCGATATCGGCTATACGGGTCTGTCCGGCAGCGGTCAGGGCCTGCAATTCCGGCTTCGGGATGCGACGAAAGCGCCTGCTGCGCGTGAAACGCTGCGCGCGTTGGCTGCCCCGGTTCAACGGGACGGCCTTTTGGAGGATCCCATCCAGGAATTGGTCTACGAGGAAAGCGCGACCAGTGACGTCATTCGGCTGCGCCTGACCGATGAGGGCATCGCCCTCAGGGTTTCCGCTGCCGTCGCCCAGTCAATCGACGTCGTGCGGCGGCGCGTCGGCGAAGTCATTGCGGTCGAGCCTGTCATCGAGCGCCGCGGCAATGATCGCTTGAGCGTGCAGGTGCCTGGGCTTGAGGAGCCGCAGAGACTCAAGGATCTCCTCGGCCAGCGAGGTGATGTAGCCCTCAAGTGGCTGGATCCGTCGATATCGGCACAGCAGGCCGTCGACACGAAGCCACCGGCGGGATCCGAGGTCCTCTATTCGCTCGATGATCCTCCGGTACCCTATTTGGTTGAGAGGCGTGCCTTTGCTTCGGCACGAGATTTTGTCGAGGCGCAGCCGAGCTTCGATCCCGCAACGAGCGAACCCATCGTCAACGTGAAGATGGCGGGCGACGCATCCGCTCGCCTCGCGCCGCTCTTGCAAACGGACTCGAGAAGGCAGTTCGCCATCGTGCTCGACGGGCAGGTCGTCTCGACGCCAGCCCTCGCGGACGCCATCTCCGGCGATACCATCCGAATTTCCGGAAATCTGTCGGAGGAAGGGGCGAACGATCTTGCCGCTCTGGTGCGTGCCGGTCCGCTTCCTGTTTCCCTGACCGTCATCGAGGAGCGTACCGTCGGGCCCGAGGTCGGATCCGATGCTGTTGCGAGCGGCCTGACGGCGGGGCTGATCGCGGCTTTGGCGGTAGCCGCCTGCATGATTGCCTTCTACGGCTTCTTCGGCCTCGTCGCGGTAATTGCCGTGATCGTGAACGTGGTGCTCATCATTGCAGTCCTTTCCATTCTCGGACAGACGCTGACTCTGCCGGGAATAGCGGGCATCATTCTCACGATCGGTGTCGCCGTCGATTCGAACGTTCTCATCTACGAACGCCTCAGGGAGGAAGCGCGCAGCAGCGACCTCCCGTTGCGGCGGGCACTCGACAACGGCTTTTCGCGCGTCTTGAGAAGCATTATCGACGCAAACCTCACGATGTTGATCGCCGGAGTCATTCTCCTCTATATCGGCTCCGGCGCCATTCGCGGTTTTGCGGTGACGCTCGCCATCGGCAGTGTGACGACCATCCTCACCGCGCACAGCCTGACACGGCGGCTGATACGCGGATGGTACCGCCGACGGCGGCCGCGCCGGCTGCCGCGCGGAATTCGGACGGGCTTCTTCAGTCAGGCGGATTTCCGCTTCATGGCCATCCGCAATCCGGTCTTCATCCTGATGGCAGCACTGTCGCTTGCCGCGCTCGTCCTCTTGACCAGTCTAGGCCTCAACATGGGAGCCGATTTCCGGGGCGGTTCCATCATCGAGCTCCGGGCCAGGACCGGCGTCGCCGACAGCGCCGACATCCGAGCGCGTCTCGACGAATTGAATCTCGGCGACGTTCAGATCGAGGAACTCGGTTCAGGGCGGGACGTTCTTATACGCATCCCGTCGCAAGAGGCTGGAGACAATGCGGAGCAGACCGCCGTTGGCTTGGTTCGCGCCGAACTGGAGGATCGATACGTCTTCCGGCGCGTCGAGGTGGTCGGCCCCGGAGTGTCCGGGGAACTGATCCGCGCGGGAACGTTCGCGCTGGCTGCGGCAATGCTGGCTGTCCTGCTTTACGTATGGCTTCGTTTCGACTGGCGGCTTGCGGTCGGTTCCGTTGTCGCGACGCTGCATGATGTGCTGCTGACCCTCGGGTTTATCGTCGTCATCGGCACAGAGTTCAACCTCGCCAGCATCGCCGCGCTGCTGACGATCGTCTGCTATTCACTGAACGATACCATGGTGATCTACGATCGAATTCGAGAGAACCTGTCGCGCTATCCAAGGATGCCGCTTTCGGTCCTGATCGACACGTCGATCAACCAGACCCTTTCGCGTACGGTTCTGACGGCCTTGACCACGCTGCTTGCGCTTGTCGCGCTGTACTTCTTCGGCGGCAGCGTTCTCGTCCAGTCCTTCAGCGCGACGCTCATTTTCGGCGTGCTTGTCGGTACCGTGTCGTCGATCTATATCGCGGGGCCGGTGCTTATTCTCTTCAATCGCCGAAACGATCGTCTCGATGGCAAAGAGGATCCGGGCGGCCGGGAGGCCGCGCCGGACAGAGAAGCTAAGGGTGCCGTCTGATCATGGCAAAGGGAATCGAAATGCGCGAGGCGCACTTTCCGGGACGCGCGCCGATCGACGCTTACGGGAATGGCGGCTTCCGCTTCGCGGACATGTCGCATCGCGGCTCGGTGCTGATGCTGCCT includes:
- the yajC gene encoding preprotein translocase subunit YajC: MFVTEAFAQTTTPAAGGADILMSILPFLLIFVVMYFLIIRPQRAQMKRREELLKNIRRGDQVVTGGGIVGKVTKVVDDAELEVEIADGIKVRVVRSGISEVRVKGEPVKE
- the secDF gene encoding protein translocase subunit SecDF gives rise to the protein MPKFSPLKNTLIWLVVLAGFAFALPNLVSREQLAGWPRWLPHRQVPLGLDLEGGSHIVLKVSREDIVAERLQSTIDAIATALRQADIGYTGLSGSGQGLQFRLRDATKAPAARETLRALAAPVQRDGLLEDPIQELVYEESATSDVIRLRLTDEGIALRVSAAVAQSIDVVRRRVGEVIAVEPVIERRGNDRLSVQVPGLEEPQRLKDLLGQRGDVALKWLDPSISAQQAVDTKPPAGSEVLYSLDDPPVPYLVERRAFASARDFVEAQPSFDPATSEPIVNVKMAGDASARLAPLLQTDSRRQFAIVLDGQVVSTPALADAISGDTIRISGNLSEEGANDLAALVRAGPLPVSLTVIEERTVGPEVGSDAVASGLTAGLIAALAVAACMIAFYGFFGLVAVIAVIVNVVLIIAVLSILGQTLTLPGIAGIILTIGVAVDSNVLIYERLREEARSSDLPLRRALDNGFSRVLRSIIDANLTMLIAGVILLYIGSGAIRGFAVTLAIGSVTTILTAHSLTRRLIRGWYRRRRPRRLPRGIRTGFFSQADFRFMAIRNPVFILMAALSLAALVLLTSLGLNMGADFRGGSIIELRARTGVADSADIRARLDELNLGDVQIEELGSGRDVLIRIPSQEAGDNAEQTAVGLVRAELEDRYVFRRVEVVGPGVSGELIRAGTFALAAAMLAVLLYVWLRFDWRLAVGSVVATLHDVLLTLGFIVVIGTEFNLASIAALLTIVCYSLNDTMVIYDRIRENLSRYPRMPLSVLIDTSINQTLSRTVLTALTTLLALVALYFFGGSVLVQSFSATLIFGVLVGTVSSIYIAGPVLILFNRRNDRLDGKEDPGGREAAPDREAKGAV